Within Candidatus Cloacimonadota bacterium, the genomic segment TAAAATACCAACTATCAGGAGCATCGTCAATAATTAGATCGATCGTCAAATCATCTTCTGATCCTAAATTTACGATTGAAAAAAAATCTCCTGTATATAAATAATTTTCATTTTCAGGATCATATTCCAGATCAAAATAAGTCGTTTCAAAAGGAACCATTGCTCTTACTTTATACTCAGGAATTAAATAGTTTGAAGTGGATTGAATTATTTCATGGTCAGTCATCTGCACAAAAGCAACAGCTCTTAAATTCGTTAAAATACATTCAGGAGGAATCTCAAAAGTTTTTTCATAAGAAATCGTATTTCCCTGTCCGGAAAGATCAAAATCGTCCTTTATAATATCTCTAACTACATGAGTATAGACTTCCTCGATATCATCTTCAATCAAAATAAATCTGATGGCAGCATCAGCGATATCCTCATCCGGAGAATACATTGTTCCGGTTACAGAAATATCTCCGGTTTCCTGATCAAAACTGTTAATTTCCAATTTTATGGGTGAAGCATTGAACATTTGAGGAGTAACGACATCAAGATAAGGTTGTCCTGATGCTATTTCCCATCCTCCTCCGACGACTGATTCCAAACCATTGAAAACGACGGTAGGAGCATAAGGAATATCATAATATTCGAAAACACGATCGATTTCATCGGAACCGAACGAACCTGCTGAACTGTAATAACGGATACTGATAAATTCCGAAAAATCATATAAAGAATGGACTACATCCAGACCGGAGTAGCTATCAGGACAACTACTTCAGAGCGTAGTCGAGAAGTTCTCTGCTAAAATTAATTTTGGATAAGCATCAAGTTCTGCCAACAATAGAGAGGTAAATATTAATAATAGCAGAATGAATATACATTTTTTTATCATTTTTTTTTCCTGTATTTTTTCTTATAACCAATTCCCTGATTGGCTATGCAATTCTATTAAATCAGTTCCAACAAGGATTTTGAAAACATGATTATATCAACTTTGTATGTTGATTTACATTACCACAAGATCATCTTGTTAATTTTATGAGTTTTTCCATTTGAAAGTTCATAGAAATAAATTCCACCTAAAACTCTAGAACCGTTTTCATCTCTTCCATCCCAGATAATTTGTTGATTTGTTGATTTATTGATTTGGAGATTTGGGAAGGTTCTGATCTTCTGTCCTTTGATATTATAAATTTCAAGTTTTATTTGTTCGTTTTGTTGGTTTTGTTTGTTGCTAAATTGAAAAGAAATCGTGGTTGTTTCCTTGAAGGGATTGGGATAATTTGTTAAAAGGATTTCGTCGTTCAAGATAAAATCATCATGTTCGATCCCGACATTATCGGCGGTATTAAAAGTGAAATCATAACTAAGAGGTTCAGTCAGATCTTCCCCGTTAAAAGTAAAATTAAAATTGTAACCTCCAATACTGCTTACATTAATAACAATGTGAATTTGTATTGATTCATTCGGAGCAAGTTCGATGGGAGAGGGAAAATTGGGGATGAAGCAATAGAGTGGATTACAAACACTCATAGTCCAACCTGCAGGTAGATTTTGAAATGAATATAAAAGAGTGTAGGTCTGAATTTCTGTGCCGGTATTGGTCAAAGTGATCCAATCGGTTGTATGTTCATAATTTCCGTTTTCCGTATAGGAAGGACCGATAATATCCAAATCAAAAGGAATATTGATCTCCAAGTCTGCGAAAAGGATGTTGATCGCAACTATAACACTTAATAATACAATTAATTTTTTCATTTTTATACTCCCTCTATTTTTTTCTTTGCGAAATTTGTAACATAGAATTTCTATGAGGAAATTTCGCAAAGTAGATTTAAAAACTTGTTGTTACTTCCAACCTGACTCCACTAAATTCCGGTTGGATCTTACAAACTCCGTTTCGACATACTTTTCCGGCTTTTTCTTTACCGACAAATAAGCGTAGATCAGTGCAATTATAAAGATAAACAGCAAATTCTCCACCGATCCAATATTCTCCGTCATCTGCATCGAAAGAATCTCCGATCTGAGTTTCAGCAATCAGGGAAAGAGAATAATCAAGATAAGAAATATCGGTTTGCAGTTTTGGTTCATAATGAGATTCCAGATCTCCGGCTTTATCTTCTTTTTTATATTGGTATTCACCTTTGATCACGATTGGAAGTTCTTTTAATAAAAAATCGAAAGTGATAACCGGAGTAGTTTCTTTTTTCCAGTTATTTCCATTTTTATCAAATTGCTCCAATTGACTGAATTCAACAGTGATCGCGGAAGTTTCAAAATCGTGTTTTATTTCGGAATAAAGATCGGATTGCTTTATTTTGGAATCACCGGACCAACCTTCAGCGTAGTTCAAAACAATTTCATTTTCAAAATTGGGCAGGAAGCTTATTTCTCCCATAAAACCCTGTTCGTCTGTTCCGGGAATATAACTTTCATGAAGCGGTTCTTCGCTGTGATTTACAGTTGGTAGATCGGATATTTTCGTATTAAAATTCAGGTAATTTTTATAAGCACCATTGATCGTAAATTTATCCAAGTATAAAGTAGCATTTGAATAAATCGCATGACCTTTTTTATCATCTAAAAGATGAAGAAAATATTCATTGCTTTCAGCATATTCGGAAGTTATTTCCAATAGATCAGTTGTCAGATCAAAACGACCGCCAATCACATCTCTCTGACTGTAATCGTGTTCGGCATTAGCAAGTTTCTGATTAGTTTGCTGGAGCAAATAACTTGTTCCCAAACGCAGAAAATCAGTTAGATCAAACCTGATATCAACTGCACCGACATTATCATTTTCATTTTCTTCCTGGTAGTCTTCATCATCATTTTCCATCAAACCATAAAGAAACTTCAATTGCCATTTTTCAAGATTTGTCTGGCTGTAAAATCCGAT encodes:
- a CDS encoding T9SS type A sorting domain-containing protein: MESVVGGGWEIASGQPYLDVVTPQMFNASPIKLEINSFDQETGDISVTGTMYSPDEDIADAAIRFILIEDDIEEVYTHVVRDIIKDDFDLSGQGNTISYEKTFEIPPECILTNLRAVAFVQMTDHEIIQSTSNYLIPEYKVRAMVPFETTYFDLEYDPENENYLYTGDFFSIVNLGSEDDLTIDLIIDDAPDSWYFTYSDEEFDYENSTNFSLLFEDYKNFRINIMPDSYGSADYHFEITSANSDYVFNIPFTYMNVETDIENELLQANTHFVQNFPNPFQNSTTISFSCHKETENTEISIYNSKGQKIKTFANLQINKSPNQQITWDGKDENGKQVSPGIYLYKLSGENTRIIKKMILLK
- a CDS encoding T9SS type A sorting domain-containing protein, with product MKKLIVLLSVIVAINILFADLEINIPFDLDIIGPSYTENGNYEHTTDWITLTNTGTEIQTYTLLYSFQNLPAGWTMSVCNPLYCFIPNFPSPIELAPNESIQIHIVINVSSIGGYNFNFTFNGEDLTEPLSYDFTFNTADNVGIEHDDFILNDEILLTNYPNPFKETTTISFQFSNKQNQQNEQIKLEIYNIKGQKIRTFPNLQINKSTNQQIIWDGRDENGSRVLGGIYFYELSNGKTHKINKMILW